The genomic segment gagtgggacactgagtgcaaggtgatggcTGTAgtggtccaatttgcttacatttctttgcaagattaaGGAATTTAAAGtcactttacttaaagattatagcATGTACAAACAAGtgggttcaagttttcagtaatataaTTTCAGTAGTCtttgctacataacaacaatttttctggttgatctagtttcgaactCTTCTCgtgtaattcggtaaaaaaaacacttacaaCAAAGGGCATACAGTGCAaaaacaagcatggtgaccccatctttttaatTATCAAAAAAAGAATACCTTTTCTTCAAATGTATCTTCCTTTGTTGCATTTGTAGCCTCTGATACTGATGCCAAGTTTGCATCAGTTGTTGATACCATACCACCCAACCAGGATATTTGCAGAGGATTATCAGCAATacctttttcattttccaaGGCATCTCTCTGCAGAAAGGAATCCAACAAAATTAAGAACCAATGTTTTAGGGATTTTTGCATGCACAAGACCTCCAGTCAGTAGACGAAGATTTTCTAATCTAGTTGATGGCTGAGTGCATTAGCCTATGGCATGCATAATTTTTGGAAGGATACATGTCAGACAGTGTATCAAAGCAAGTTTCATTAGTCAGCTACCTTATCTCAACACTTGAAAGCCACCAGATTAGTGAAAAGGTGGCAGGCAGCCatgggaaaatatactttaaTTGAACACAGTCTTGTGGGTGGGAAATATAAACCTGACTGGGTAAACCTTAGTTACCTAAAAGCACCTTTAAGttactttaataattatttgtcttttttttagaaaattgCCACCAAATTAACTAATTAAGTAATTGATTGAACTGTGACTGTCCAAAGATACATCAGGAAAAACCTGTCATGGTTTGCATGTTCTGAGCAAGGAATGTTTACTCCATAATTTAAACACCATTTATATTGACAGGGCTGAAATTATTGTAATGTTTTCATTAACTACTATAATAGTTGTTACAATTTTCAACTTCAAATTGTCACATAGCTATTCAACTTTGGCGAGCACTCTAGACACCAGAGcatatttgaacaaaacttATTGGATGCAAGTGTGAAGAACAGCTACCCTCTGTAATAAAAATCACACATAAGCGCTTATGTATAGCATTTATTAAATGTTTCTGCAACTCAGCTTGGGCTAGTTCTTGGGAGCATGTTGCTGCATGTCAGCAAGGGTTGACTTTTGCCTGAAGGCATCTTTTGAAAAGTACTGTTTTTGCACAAAAAAGAGATtataaaaaaagttgaaatcctACTAATTATTTGGTTGCAAAAGAAGACTGGCTTAAAGTTAAAAGGGTCACTTACTGCACTTCCTAAACATTTGAATTCCACTATAGCACTCCCTTTTTTCTTGGATGACACAATAACATAGCTTGTTTCACCATACTGAAAACCAAGGACATGCAGTACACACTGTCAACATAAATAGAATGTAAAGGGATTTCCTCTCTAAGTTTTTGCCTATTTGAATTCTTTAGTGTCAAATGTCCTGCATGCCACAAAGGCTAACACAAAAGAATCCTGTGCtaaaagtgctactgtgataaaaaaaatgacttcccgttttccttcagattttgaaaacatgtttgcttgacacctgactggcaaaattttgagcttcaaattttatccaaagactgttttctttgagtgcaagtttggGATTTCCAGTCCgccattattcacgttcaaGACTAACCGATTGGGCCGCAGAGGGCTGGATAagatgatgtcaaagactcgcAAACTTAAAATTGCCGAgagtaaacgcagcttattatacatgcaaaacacgagtttaaaagtctgaaagctcgaaactcctgtgctgcatattaatttagcgCCCGATTATGTGGCAATTTCATGGCGAATTTCAGCCTGGGTGAAAAATGCAAAGTTGCGTGAGAAATTGACAGAGATGCGAAAACACAATTGATGTGCATGCTCACGTTcctttttcagcccgggctgaaatttcatAATTTTCAACTATGTGGACTTTTTGCGGATTTTTCAGACTGTTTGGCCAGGCTGAAAATCCTAGCCCGGTTTCTGAAactggttcaggagtcaattgGGTTAAAAATTATACTTTACTGGACAGGGTTGGTGTGCACTCAAGAGACCTAGAAAAACTGagttcagagagaaattttcaaacagtcttgaaagtccttgaaattcTGTGTTGATTAATTTAGCCTCTTAAAATCTACTATATTTGTTTATACAGCCACACCAATTTGCGTTTGCAGTAAATCAATAACATAATTCTCTTCTGTCTGTTCCTTAtttttggggtgcagggatggcgaagtggtgagagcactcgcctcccaccaatgtggcccgggttcgattcccagatctggcgtcatatgtgggttgagtttgttggttctctactctgcttcgagaggttttctccgggtacttcagtttcccctctcctcaaaaaccaacatttgacttgctttgtgttgattgttaatttctgTTTACAGTgtacccaattagtgctccattGCTAGAATGActcgacacttaaataaagttccttttctttcctttaataCACAAAAAAGAGCTTTGATATCCAATGAGAACTGTATACCGGTAATTTTATTTCCACAACAAAAATACTTCTTACATGAGAAAATTACATTGTATACAGCTGCCCTTGGTCCAAATTCAAAAATAGGCTCAGAACTAAAAAAGGGCaatccttgaaagtccttgaatgaTGCATCCGAAAAAGTGCAAAACCCCTCTAATTGGAGCAAAGTACTTCTTGTGTCTAGAGCTTGTCACCAGCGAGGACAGAAAAGAAGATTAGGGTGAGGCAGGGGAGGGAAGGGAATGTAAACGAGTCAGTGGTAGGAGTGGGGGTGGGGTAGGAAGCTGAAGACCCCCTGGACAATTTTTGCAAAGGTGCATCATATGATGCATCAGAAGAGTTAGAAATCACGATTCAGGAGCCAGAAACGTCCCACACCCCTTTAATATCCCAGTAATCATGTCACCATCACCTACATCCCTATCCACCCAATTGCAAGGAGTCACGTTACTTCCCCGCAATCAGTTACCACAGAAATCCTTAGTCAAATTCAGTCAAAGAAATTATTGTTACAGTACGATTATTTTATTAGCCAAGAGAAGTGGACTCAAGATTCACTATTTGTCTTAGTAAAGGACAATATCATTGACAAACCTTTTTGAAGATTGACTCAAGAATATCTTGGGAATATCCACCATTAGTGGCATCTGATTTCTTGCTCTTCCATTTCACCTAAGAGGAACTGAAATTTAGTTTTTACAGATAGTTAGCTGTTACTGAAATTAATTATACTTGTAACACCAGATTATGGAGGTCCTTAAAAAAGATAAAGCAGACAAGCAACATGACCCTGAAAACTAGTATTACACTGCACATTCCTATCAGCAACACATTGATTATAAAAAGCGACTTTTCTTACAAATTAAGCAATGTGATGAAACTTCAACAGGAACATGAGAAGGACTACATTAAGATATGGAGAACAATTATTAATTAGGTAACAGAGGAAATCACCATCAAAATTTAATGGTCATACATGTCCTTAGAGGACCGTCTAGAGAAAGTTGTAGAGATGGTCACATAACAGAGACATTTGGCTGCCTTCAAAGGATATTGgcacaaaaaaatgtaaaaaattagAGAAAGGGTTGCACCCCTCTGAAGACCTCATCACGACACCTAGGTATTACTCATACAGCACAACTGCATTTAAGGTCTCTAAGATCTTTGTACATCATGGAgataaatcataaaaataaactaatGTTTTCATGGAAAAATTCTGAGTCcctcatgtacatgtagtctgAGAACACAGATTTGTTGTGTCAGTCATTGGCACACATTCTGTTCATGTTGTGGCTTCATTTTATTGGTTTCATGTGGAAATGACTGCtctattattaattaaaaaggcTTCCAAAAACAGTACCAGTTCAGTTGAAGTACCTTTAGTTTTGGAGAAGCATCTTCAATCAAAGTGTCTGAATTCTCTTGACCAATTTCCATTTCCTTTCTTAACTGCTCCCTAAGgaattgttgttgttcttttagAAGCTTTGATCCTTCCTCTCTGAGTCTTTCTAcctacatttaaaaaaattgtgtcagTCTTAGAACATTCACATAAGACAAGACTCTTgtctcttaaaattaattttgattacAGGTATCTGGAATTTTGATTTCAACTTGAGTGAGCCTTCCTGCATATTCTCTTTACCAACTCAAACTTataaagtctttttttttttttaagaataacAATAAGAGAAAGGCAAATTAAGAAATAGTATAATGTATGTGACCTCTAGTCAGTATTAATAACAGATAATTATTATCTGACGGTGTCATTAACACTGCAGCATTGTTTGTATTTCCAGGTAATACAAGTATGTGAATGATATTGTTagatacaaaaaaaattacaatctcTTACTTCTGCCTGCAAATTCTTTGCAGCTATTTCATCACTTTCTTTATTAATCCTTGCAGCATCTTCCTTTTCTTCAAGATCtaccaaacaaaattaaaaaatattaagAAACATTGCATAGCTGATACATTTAGCAATGCTGTATGAAATTCCATGCTCAATCATGAATCCCAAAATATGGTAATGCTTCTCCAAGGTTTAAGCATTTCTATGCCAAACACAGAAATGCCAGAAACAACTTGAATTATAGTCTTAACTTTTCACATGCCAAGAGATTTCCATGCACTTCAACTTACACTTTATCAACATCCGGTGCCATTTTCTGTCGAGCTTTTGGTCAGAGAGATGTTGCTACTACTTAAGTTCAAGCTTTGCATGCCCCTGTTTGTATTAATAATTACTGTACGTACTTTGTAAATTAATGAACCTGCTCGAATTTGGATATTATTACATGCTATTGTCTTCATGAGGACCCTACTGGAAAACTGAAATGAACTTCATCTCATTCCAGCTTTTAAGTAGATATCGAATGATTATCTTTTTAATTCTCTAGAATATCACAATCTTCAGTGCAACCTCAACAGACTGTAACTCGGAGGTGCTACCTTGTTTAAACTTCTTTCTCTTTGCATCTAGGGCCTGAGTGCGCAGTCTAGCTCTTTCCTTAGCTTTGAGTACAGCATCATAAGCAGCCTTGGCTTTTGGATCGGTTAATACTTCAAGAGCCTTTGATAGTTCAAGAAAAAGATCTGCTGCTTCTTTGTTATCCGGGTTTTTGTCAGGATGGCATTTCAATGCTTTCTTTCGATAAGCCTTAGTGATCtgtgaaaagaaaaaggacaatAATATTTTGAAAGACTGAGTGAGACCACATTCAAGGTGGTAGTACAGAATTGGCTTGATTACACATCACTGCAATTAAAAGTCAGATAAAATAGCCTGGACAGTAAAAACATTTGAATGACTCAGTGGCAGTGGCTGTGCAGATTGTCAGTGGGATTAAAAGATCAAAAAACAAGGAAGATAATTATATTTCAATTTTAGGCCCTTTTAAGACTGAGAATTCACCCAGCAGCCAATAACTCAGTGGGTGCATGAGCAAACCACTTTGTAAAAATGTCAAATACCGGTAATCATTGAAGAAACTTTGAATCATCAAAACCATTTAGCTGAGTCACCACTTTTCATTAATGTACATTTATCATTCAGTCACTCACACATACATTTGGAGGTGTATTTTAAAGACACACATATGAACAGTAAATAATGACCAAGATGATGCTGCAATTTGCATGGCAGGGAACCATTTTGCAGAACACAGACTGTGGTATACAAAACGTCAATCCCCTAGATTTTCTTCATTGTGTGCCTATCTTCAGTTATTACCAGCAgcttcactgattgatttttaAATATACTGTAGTTAGCGTTTAGTTGTCATGCATATCTGTATTTGTTGGTGTGTATTGGTAAAATAGAGACCTGtgacctgagacctgtgttttgtacctgcccagCACATAATCAAATGGAAACTCAATTTTAAAATCCGCACACCAGTGGccagcaggtacaaaacacaggtcacaggtcatttacatatacagaaagtatcctaaacatttataaaagctaaccttaagtacctgtaggcctaattaggcctaaacaaaagtttttaggcctaaggttagcttttatgaatgtttaggatactatctgttttggtaaaacaatgaccttcgACCTGTGaccattgttttgtacaccagtcgctcagttggttgagcatcaggctgTTCAAACCTCGAccagatcaacactcaggatcttcaaataactgacgagaaagtgttgcctttgtaatttcttctgcaaatggttagactttcaagtcttctcggataaggacaataaaccatagaccccgtctcacaaatatccttCGTGTTCATAGCAGAGCTCCGCACACCAAACCACCGTAACCCAGCTGTGCAAGAAAATTTAGATTTGGTCACCATATGACCGTACGGACGTCCACCCATGTAagccaatgtgaccagtgtcATGTGACCATGTCACGagtcaagtttagagctcatcaaggaggccacaccccagctagtttacagcgtacatctttgatattagccatccatgttatggtcaataaCAAAAGGTATCCGCTTGCCAGTGACCATGCTGGAGGCTCAGATTGGACctcatcaaggtcagctgtttttttttttttttaaatgaccgctgaccagatactggtttttgattggattacaggctcaagccaggtcagacacctGAACATAAACGAGGCTCAATTTTTCACATGCTTTCTGTCAAACACAGCCGTAAGTCAAAAAGGGATTTTGCCGAGTGCTAATGGAATATGTAGATGTACAGTAGATGTAGATCCAAAACCAGTGTCAttaatattgtaaattatttcaAACTGTAAGTGCAAAATaaagtgaagttgaagttgaagttgaagttgacaGAATGTCGCTTTAACTTTAAATATAAGCTACCTATTTCTCGCAATGAAGTAAGCGTAAGGGTTAGTCTTATTTTTGGTGAGAGTATTAGGCTTAAATACAGCTGTTAAGTTCCTCTTAGCTTTCCCAGAGGACCGGAGATTAGGGGATACTTTGTGAGATCGATTGTCTGCATTCCAAAGTCTCTTGATCCCCTTTGATCAATAAAAAAACAGTTATATTTTACCTCTTTTTCACTGCTTTCTCGTGTGACTCCGAGAATTTCATAGTAAGTCAATTTAGCCGCCATAATACTAGTTTCCACTTCCTTTGCGTGGCAACTATATGATGGCTTGACATGAAGTACTTGTCGCCATTTCGCTCTCTCGCAAAATGGACGCTCTTTACGACAGTGGAATccattttattctttatttGCAAAAGTCCTGGTCAGGATGGGAAAATGAAATGCTATGGCTTTCAAAGTTTGGAGATCCAAGGAACGCC from the Montipora foliosa isolate CH-2021 unplaced genomic scaffold, ASM3666993v2 scaffold_249, whole genome shotgun sequence genome contains:
- the LOC137986610 gene encoding dnaJ homolog subfamily C member 17-like, which encodes MAAKLTYYEILGVTRESSEKEITKAYRKKALKCHPDKNPDNKEAADLFLELSKALEVLTDPKAKAAYDAVLKAKERARLRTQALDAKRKKFKQDLEEKEDAARINKESDEIAAKNLQAEVERLREEGSKLLKEQQQFLREQLRKEMEIGQENSDTLIEDASPKLKVKWKSKKSDATNGGYSQDILESIFKKYGETSYVIVSSKKKGSAIVEFKCLGSARDALENEKGIADNPLQISWLGGMVSTTDANLASVSEATNATKEDTFEEKLKEPPTMPPRSTISDKDYESVVLMRLRQFEERKRLMQEMQENDEQ